Proteins encoded within one genomic window of Ctenopharyngodon idella isolate HZGC_01 chromosome 6, HZGC01, whole genome shotgun sequence:
- the lurap1 gene encoding leucine rich adaptor protein 1, which translates to MEESNTCESVPDLKDLELKVGRKTPEGLLKWMREEHKMISHHQTDNNETEKKGLDEKIRKLKMEMAHLRAADVKILNQLLALHEGIEAVKWLLEERGALTSRCSSLTSSQYSLGEGPDTSWRGSWSSLQDPHDKLDNISIGSYLDTLADDLDEYCPSSGTDSILCAAPMGTDGSRGTGGGIGSSTGSGTRSPQVKSDAPKEEAQVWNKSSETARPYQPNKTNGILDKSLKQMVTTDSSRACLAEKLGKSLSPKVKPYKNGKVELESCKINGKVQLEYDAHWRWVQSQDDVTFL; encoded by the exons ATGGAGGAGAGCAATACCTGTGAATCAGTCCCAGATTTAAAGGATCTGGAGTTAAAAGTGGGAAGAAAGACCCCAGAGGGTCTCCTGAAGTGGATGAGAGAGGAGCACAAAATGATCTCTCATCATCAGACAGACAATAATGAGACAGAGAAGAAAGGACTGGATGAGAAGATCCGAAAACTTAAGATGGAGATG GCTCATCTACGAGCAGCAGATGTCAAGATCTTGAACCAGTTGCTAGCACTGCATGAGGGCATCGAGGCAGTGAAATGGCTCCTGGAAGAGCGTGGCGCGCTCACCAGCCGCTGCAGCAGCCTGACCAGCAGTCAGTACAGCTTAGGGGAGGGTCCTGACACTTCCTGGAGGGGCAGCTGGAGCAGTCTGCAGGACCCCCATGACAAGCTGGACAACATTTCGATTGGCAGCTATCTGGACACATTAGCTGATGATCTGGATGAGTACTGCCCCTCCAGTGGGACTGATTCAATACTGTGTGCCGCCCCTATGGGGACAGATGGCTCCAGAGGTACTGGAGGAGGCATTGGCAGTTCCACTGGATCTGGAACCAGATCTCCACAAGTCAAATCTGATGCCCCTAAAGAAGAAGCTCAGGTTTGGAATAAATCCTCTGAGACAGCAAGACCATACCAGCCCAACAAGACCAATGGAATCCTAGACAAATCACTAAAGCAAATGGTCACCACAGATTCATCCAGGGCTTGTCTCGCTGAAAAGCTGGGGAAGAGTCTGAGCCCTAAAGTGAAACCCTACAAGAATGGCAAAGTTGAGCTGGAGAGCTGCAAAATAAATGGCAAGGTTCAACTGGAGTATGACGCACATTGGCGCTGGGTGCAGTCGCAGGATGATGTGACTTTTTTGTGA